The genome window ACCATTACCAATGATTACCTCCAGGGCACTTCATGCTTCCCATAACCACAACGCTGGACTCCAATCCCCGAAGGGAACACACTTTTCACCCAGAGATAGAGCAAATTTTCTGCTTAATTGCAAGCTACCAGTCCAATGTGGGCATCACGCTCTTTGTGTCCAGGAGCCAGCAGGTCCCAGAAGTGGGGTCACTCTTTTCCCAGGGGTTCTTGATGTATCACAAGGAGGAGGATGTAGGGCTATTTACACAACAGTGTGAGGAGGAATTAGTGGATTCAGATGATCCACCTATATGTTTCTTGCATTTACCATCTGCTCAGGTCTGAGGAGGGCCTGGTAACCATGGCTCAGACCCCTGAAGAGGGAGGAGCCACCAATGCCAGCAAAGGCCACAGAATGGCTCACAGGTGAGAAGGGACCAGCTGGTCTGAGCAACCTGTTTCCTCAGTCTCTCCTCAGACAGACCTAATGCTGGGGAAATGGGGCTCAGCAGTGAAAGGGATGGACTGTGGTGACAGATGGGCAATCCAACCCCCTCCAAGGAAGGGCTTCCTGGCAGGGAGAGTGGCCAGCAGACTGCCTCCAGCTGCCGGCTTCTGTGAAGTTGGCCTCACTAAAAGAACTGCTTGACCTGGGATGATCCTCTTCATAGGGCAGCAGGTCTCTAGTGACAGAGCACCTCAGAGCTGTGGAGATCTGATCATATTGGCCCAATACGAGATACTCCTGAGCAGCACATGCTTGAGCTCCCTACTGGTGTGGCCAGGGTCTCAACAGTCTCTGTGCAGCCTGACTTCTTCCTCTGATCTGCCCTTTGCTATTTATCCTGCCATCACATCACAGCTGTTGATCCTCAATAAACATCTTGCATTCCAAACTTCATCTCAGCATCCACTTCCAGAGAATCCAAATCAGGACACAGTCTGACCTCCTGTGTTGGAATATTTGGGTTGTAAGTAAAAAACACAATGTGAACCAGCCGAAGCAAACATGAGAATTTATTACAAGGATGTTCAGGATAGCTCATACAAAAATGCAACAATCAAGGCATGAAAAGGGTAGAGGGCAGAGGTGACCCCGGACATCAGGACCAGAAGAACCAGATCCTGGAGCACGAGCTTCCATGGCTTTGTTCTGGCCTCTAACTGCACCCCCACATGGTTGGGGAAACCACGGAGAGTTACCATGTGTATATGTTACAGCTTCAGTCTCTCAAACTATACAATGAAGGGCAGTCCCAGCTTTCCAGAAGCTTTCTAATGGAAAAGAAAGTGACGGTTATATTATCACAGTGACAGACACGTGTGCAGGTTCATAAAGTGTGGACAGGCATTAACAAGGAACACAGACACTTCAGTGACAGAAGATGCAAAAAGTGCAGGACTGTGGAAACCTCAAGGAACTGCAGATAGTTCAAGGAGGCCAAAAAAGCCATGTGCCAGAAAAATGCTATTCAGAAGTGATGGACAGGCTGGGTTGGTACAGAGGTCCACATTGACCATGTGGGCGGTACACTTCAAGTCCGCAATTAGCCCCATGGAATTTCAGCAGAGGAGTGCGAAGTCAGGATTGCATCTCAAAGCAACTCCTAAGCATGGAATCTGAAGACAGTCACAGTGGGGTGAGCTCATCGGCACTTTGGCCAGACTAGGTGCTGAACATCCAGCAGCTTGTTGGTTCAGTATTTGTAGACTAAGGAGCTGAGCAAAATTGACAACCTGATCATATATTGCTGGGGTAAGTGACCAAATGAGAGACGCCTCAGGTGCAGATTCCAAATGCTCGCTGATCTGTATTCTGCTGTTGGGTAAGGGCGTTGCTGGATAAACTGGATACTCTTTGCGTTTATTTCACCTCAGGCTCTACAGGACATGATCTTGAAATCAGAATATCCGGGACATATGGATCCATAGAGGTAACTGTATCTGATTACCAAATCCCACAAAGAAACACTGAACAGAAGGCACTCCTGGGACAGGTCCCAAAATTCAGACTTTACTTAGTAAAAGGAATACAATAGGAAGTGTCCTCTACAGCACTGTTTCCAGGCCAGTGGGGGAACcaggtggagaggagagaggggacaTGCCTTCCACCTGGTCTACTTATACATCCAATCAACACAACCTCCAGTGCTCCAGGAGGCTGCACATAAATCCTTCAACTTAAAACCAGTTTTCTTCTTGGTGTGGGATTTGTGGTGGGAACCAATGAGGGAAAACGAGGAGACACAGGTTTTTGTGATTTACCGAGGTAATTTAAAAGACACTAAAAATACCTAATTTCAGAATCAAAGCCCTCTCGTGCGAGTTCTACACAACATGCCTGAGCCTCCGCATAAGGCTACTGTCAACATCAGCCCTCCCCGTCTGATAACTGGctctttggggggaggggggaaaaccCTGCTCTTGGGTGTTCAACCAGTGGGGTAGTGCTGACATTCTAATCTTTAGTGAGACAAGTACTGGGTTTAACTGCTTAACAGTAAATGAAATAACCTAGGATTGAGGTGAGCAAAATTAGATCATGTTTAGACAACAGACTCAAAGCTCAATCCAAAAACTAATGAATCAAACtctgggaaggggaaagagaatcatgataaatgaaaatttaaaaatgggaaaatctaCAAAGTTAAGACATCACCCTGTAACTATTCTATTACAAATGAATTTGCTAAAAATACTTTAGGTTTAGGGAGAAAGGTAGGAAGTCCTTACATTTGAGTATGAATACAAATTTGGGGACCTAGATACTTTTAATCCGGTGCAGTGGTTTAGAAAACTACTACGTCCCAAATATTCAATAATGATGCTAAAATTGGTAACTAAAGGAAAAAGACACTGCTAGAATCAAAAGCACAATACACCATACTGATAAAGCAAGAGAGAAGTCTTTGATTTTTCCAAGTCTGGTAACAAGATCAGGATTGGACTTTTCTGAATTTCACCATCATACAAAGAACACTGTTGACTTTATCAGGCAACATTGTAGAAATCACTGCAAAGTTCTACCTAAGGGGTGGTTCATGCACTGCCAAAGCGAACCCTACTTATCATGAAAGGTTCACAGTGGGAGTCTCCATGTAGAGGATGCAACTAATGACACATGGTGGAACACAGATATTTCAAATGATGCAACAATGAAAATCCTATTTCCTAATACCTATCCAGTAATTACAGCAAGTCACAGGAAGGCAAGACAGGCTTCTTTGAACacaccaaaaatatattttccaccaCAAAAATCCGTATTTTACATTAGTTACATTAGTTAATGCTAACTCCTAAATTTAACCTAGATGGTTTTTCCATCTAGCTTTTTTTCAAGAGattttaagaaacacaaaaaacATATTGGCACACAGCATCGTGATACATCAGAGGGAAGTAACATACAAGCTATACGTGGGGACACAGCACTTGAAGTATGTCTATTTGACGCACGAAGGTGCCAAGCTGAGTGGGAGTAAGACTACACAGCACTACTGCCGTCTAGCCTAAATGTTGAGTGATAGTTCAtacacctgctttcttttgatcaCTCATGAGTCACTATAGCTAGGCTGTGGCTCCTACCTTTTAAtacttattaaaaagattttatataattGTTTCAGACTCTCAGATTGCACACTTCATATAATGTTGGCTTTCGTAACTGAAGAGAAAGGGCAACAACAACAGATCCCTTTTATATGCCAATAGGCCATAAGGAAAAAAGATGTGTTATCACTTAAGCTGGATATTTAGCAGTAAGATGTGTTATATCAGCTACCATTTTCATTGTATCATTGAAACAGAAAAACCAGCAGCATGTATGTGTCCTGACATCAGAGGCACTACCAGGAATGTGCATTTCATGCTCACAATCACATTAGCATGATTCCAAAATATGAGACACCCTGTGAGACACAGGAAAATAAGTCATTAATACCACTGAGAAATGTCTTATTTAGATGTTTCAAAGAGTCAATTTATTCACATAttcttattaaagattttatttgtttattcatgagacacacagagagaggcagagacataggcagagggagaaccaggctccttgaggggagcctgatgtgggactgggatcctgggtctctgggatcatgccttgagccgaagacagtcgctcaaccactgagccacccaggtatccctattcacatattttaaaagcttcattCTTCAGAGTGAGCATATCAACCATcagaattgggattttttttttaagattttatttatttattcatgagagacacacagagagaggcagagacacagagggagaagcaggctccatgctggaagccagatgtaggactcaatACCGGGTacccagaatcaggccctgggatgaaggcggcgctaaattgctgagacacccaggctgccccagaattgGGAATTTTTGATAACCATGTCTATTAATAAAAAAGTACAGGTTCCCTTGATAGCTTTACTTCTAGGGGCATATTTCCAAGGCATTTAAATTAGTAGTTTTGCCCACAATATGAATTTCCCCAAAATACAATGTGGTTGGATTACCTGCTGAAGATTGTCCCATACTTAGTATTTTAACTGAGCTTCATTTCTGAGAGTATGTTCTGAATGCACAACAGCTGTGAtttcttgataaaaatattaCATCACTTGCTGCATTCATGGGGTTTTTCTTCACTTACTGGACTAGTGTTTACCCCAGTGGGGATATTTCCAACAGCTAAGGAGATGTGACCTTTGCAAAGCTTTCTGACATTCACAGTATTCCTCATTGCTATTAATTTCCTGCTGTATGTCTGACAGTTTTCTGAAATCCACTGCATCTCACAGGCTCATTCTACTCTCAGGGTTCTTATACGAAGAAGTTAATCTGCTGAAGGCTTTCCTTACATAACCTCAGAGTTCCTATCCTAATGATTACCAGACAGACACATAATGTGatgcaattatttatttgaaagatttacCATAACTGTGTTTTCTGAAGTACGAAGAGGTGAGATCTCTGTCAAAGACTTGGTATGAACTCCATTCCTAGGAATTCTTCACTGTATGAGTTCTCTGGTGATTAATGAGCTGTGACTTTTGGgagaaggctttcccacattcatggCACTGGTAaggcttctctcctgtgtgaattcTCTGGTGATTAACAAGCTGTGACTTCTGAGAGAAGGCTTTCCTACATTCGCTGCAGCCgtagggcttctctccagtgtgtGTCCTCTGATGTGGTATTAGGTGTGATTTCCGAGAAAAGGTTTTGCCACACACGCTGCATTCaaagggtttctctcctgtgtgtgttcTCTGATGATTGATGAGGCTTGACTTCTCCCTGAAAGCTTTCCCACACTCGCTGCattcatatggtttttctcctgTGTGAGTTCTTTGATGTCTAATTAATTCTGATTTCTCAAAGAAAGCTTTCCTACAAAGACtgcattcatagggtttctctcctgtgtggatTCTCTGGTGAGTGTTCAGTTGTGACTTCTGGGAGAAGGCTTTTTCACAATCCCTGCACCCGTATGGTTTTTCTCCCGTATGAGTTCTCTGGTGAGTTGCAAGACTTGACTTCTCAccaaaggctttcccacactctgtgcattcatagggtttctctcctgtgtgagtcCTCTGGTGTGATATGAGATGTGACTTCTGACAAAACgccttcccacattcactgcagaCATAGGGCTTTTCtcctgtatgaattctctgatgattagtaaGGCTTAATTTTTCACTAAAAGCTTTCCCACACTCACTGCATTCATAGGGTTTTTCTCCTGTGTGAGTCCTCTGATGTCTAACAAGCTGAGATTTCCtgctgaaggctttcccacatttaCTGCATACaaagggtttctctcctgtgtgagtcATCTGATGGGATATGAGATGTGACTTCTGGgagaaggctttcccacactgaATGCACACATGAGGCTTCTCTCCCGTGTGAGTTCTCTGGTGGTTGATGAGACTCGACCGCTCTCTGAAGGCTTTGccacattcactgcattcataaggcttctctccagtatgaatggTCTGATGTCTAATGAGCTCGGACTTCTCAAAGAAGGCTTTTCTACAATCACTACATCCATAGGGTTTTGTCCCTGTATGAGTCCTATGGTGAGTAACAAGTTGCGACTTCCtgctgaaggctttcccacactctCTACATTCAAaaggtttctctcctgtatgaattctctgatgattAATAAGATTTGACTTCTCACTAAAGGCCCTTCCACATTCATTGCACCCATAGGGTTTTTCACCTGTGTGTGTCCTCCAATGTGATAT of Canis lupus baileyi chromosome 27, mCanLup2.hap1, whole genome shotgun sequence contains these proteins:
- the LOC140619103 gene encoding uncharacterized protein isoform X2, with the translated sequence MAGRFRKASCWGLLSFKDISMEFTWEEWQLLDSAQKYLYRDVILENYSHLVSLGYHGTKPDLIFKLEQGEEPWMINAKVSRQSYPELREDDEGCPFVLKTNGRAVTEVAKEALSFEDLFVDFTQKEWQLLDARQKDLYKDVMLENYSSLVSLGYEVVKPDVIFRLEQGEEPWIGAGELSSLDCPEQVLQVNGHMTWHQDNQEKLRNMKQDDECDAFGKKFNLSMNLIPLRKSNSEDDVDALLLKRHLDLLIPKADYGKTEPDGLSVFDKLFLHTKPEETDTWLKYYEYDKYKINSKKSQIIIYHRTRLGEKLYECSECRKRFTKKSSLIKHQSRHIREIAYGCGKCGKTFPQKSQFITHHRTHTGEKPYDCGQCGKAFSQKSQLTSHQRTHTGEKPYECGECGKAFSRKSHLISHWRTHTGEKPYGCNECGRAFSEKSNLINHQRIHTGEKPFECRECGKAFSRKSQLVTHHRTHTGTKPYGCSDCRKAFFEKSELIRHQTIHTGEKPYECSECGKAFRERSSLINHQRTHTGEKPHVCIQCGKAFSQKSHLISHQMTHTGEKPFVCSKCGKAFSRKSQLVRHQRTHTGEKPYECSECGKAFSEKLSLTNHQRIHTGEKPYVCSECGKAFCQKSHLISHQRTHTGEKPYECTECGKAFGEKSSLATHQRTHTGEKPYGCRDCEKAFSQKSQLNTHQRIHTGEKPYECSLCRKAFFEKSELIRHQRTHTGEKPYECSECGKAFREKSSLINHQRTHTGEKPFECSVCGKTFSRKSHLIPHQRTHTGEKPYGCSECRKAFSQKSQLVNHQRIHTGEKPYQCHECGKAFSQKSQLINHQRTHTVKNS
- the LOC140619103 gene encoding uncharacterized protein isoform X3, with the protein product MAGRFRKASCWDISMEFTWEEWQLLDSAQKYLYRDVILENYSHLVSLGYHGTKPDLIFKLEQGEEPWMINAKVSRQSYPELREDDEGCPFVLKTNGRAVTEVAKEALSFEDLFVDFTQKEWQLLDARQKDLYKDVMLENYSSLVSLGYEVVKPDVIFRLEQGEEPWIGAGELSSLDCPEQVLQVNGHMTWHQDNQEKLRNMKQDDECDAFGKKFNLSMNLIPLRKSNSEDDVDALLLKRHLDLLIPKADYGKTEPDGLSVFDKLFLHTKPEETDTWLKYYEYDKYKINSKKSQIIIYHRTRLGEKLYECSECRKRFTKKSSLIKHQSRHIREIAYGCGKCGKTFPQKSQFITHHRTHTGEKPYDCGQCGKAFSQKSQLTSHQRTHTGEKPYECGECGKAFSRKSHLISHWRTHTGEKPYGCNECGRAFSEKSNLINHQRIHTGEKPFECRECGKAFSRKSQLVTHHRTHTGTKPYGCSDCRKAFFEKSELIRHQTIHTGEKPYECSECGKAFRERSSLINHQRTHTGEKPHVCIQCGKAFSQKSHLISHQMTHTGEKPFVCSKCGKAFSRKSQLVRHQRTHTGEKPYECSECGKAFSEKLSLTNHQRIHTGEKPYVCSECGKAFCQKSHLISHQRTHTGEKPYECTECGKAFGEKSSLATHQRTHTGEKPYGCRDCEKAFSQKSQLNTHQRIHTGEKPYECSLCRKAFFEKSELIRHQRTHTGEKPYECSECGKAFREKSSLINHQRTHTGEKPFECSVCGKTFSRKSHLIPHQRTHTGEKPYGCSECRKAFSQKSQLVNHQRIHTGEKPYQCHECGKAFSQKSQLINHQRTHTVKNS
- the LOC140619103 gene encoding uncharacterized protein isoform X1 — translated: MGDTFLETTCTLGLLSFKDISMEFTWEEWQLLDSAQKYLYRDVILENYSHLVSLGYHGTKPDLIFKLEQGEEPWMINAKVSRQSYPELREDDEGCPFVLKTNGRAVTEVAKEALSFEDLFVDFTQKEWQLLDARQKDLYKDVMLENYSSLVSLGYEVVKPDVIFRLEQGEEPWIGAGELSSLDCPEQVLQVNGHMTWHQDNQEKLRNMKQDDECDAFGKKFNLSMNLIPLRKSNSEDDVDALLLKRHLDLLIPKADYGKTEPDGLSVFDKLFLHTKPEETDTWLKYYEYDKYKINSKKSQIIIYHRTRLGEKLYECSECRKRFTKKSSLIKHQSRHIREIAYGCGKCGKTFPQKSQFITHHRTHTGEKPYDCGQCGKAFSQKSQLTSHQRTHTGEKPYECGECGKAFSRKSHLISHWRTHTGEKPYGCNECGRAFSEKSNLINHQRIHTGEKPFECRECGKAFSRKSQLVTHHRTHTGTKPYGCSDCRKAFFEKSELIRHQTIHTGEKPYECSECGKAFRERSSLINHQRTHTGEKPHVCIQCGKAFSQKSHLISHQMTHTGEKPFVCSKCGKAFSRKSQLVRHQRTHTGEKPYECSECGKAFSEKLSLTNHQRIHTGEKPYVCSECGKAFCQKSHLISHQRTHTGEKPYECTECGKAFGEKSSLATHQRTHTGEKPYGCRDCEKAFSQKSQLNTHQRIHTGEKPYECSLCRKAFFEKSELIRHQRTHTGEKPYECSECGKAFREKSSLINHQRTHTGEKPFECSVCGKTFSRKSHLIPHQRTHTGEKPYGCSECRKAFSQKSQLVNHQRIHTGEKPYQCHECGKAFSQKSQLINHQRTHTVKNS
- the LOC140619103 gene encoding uncharacterized protein isoform X6, with protein sequence MLENYSSLVSLGYEVVKPDVIFRLEQGEEPWIGAGELSSLDCPEQVLQVNGHMTWHQDNQEKLRNMKQDDECDAFGKKFNLSMNLIPLRKSNSEDDVDALLLKRHLDLLIPKADYGKTEPDGLSVFDKLFLHTKPEETDTWLKYYEYDKYKINSKKSQIIIYHRTRLGEKLYECSECRKRFTKKSSLIKHQSRHIREIAYGCGKCGKTFPQKSQFITHHRTHTGEKPYDCGQCGKAFSQKSQLTSHQRTHTGEKPYECGECGKAFSRKSHLISHWRTHTGEKPYGCNECGRAFSEKSNLINHQRIHTGEKPFECRECGKAFSRKSQLVTHHRTHTGTKPYGCSDCRKAFFEKSELIRHQTIHTGEKPYECSECGKAFRERSSLINHQRTHTGEKPHVCIQCGKAFSQKSHLISHQMTHTGEKPFVCSKCGKAFSRKSQLVRHQRTHTGEKPYECSECGKAFSEKLSLTNHQRIHTGEKPYVCSECGKAFCQKSHLISHQRTHTGEKPYECTECGKAFGEKSSLATHQRTHTGEKPYGCRDCEKAFSQKSQLNTHQRIHTGEKPYECSLCRKAFFEKSELIRHQRTHTGEKPYECSECGKAFREKSSLINHQRTHTGEKPFECSVCGKTFSRKSHLIPHQRTHTGEKPYGCSECRKAFSQKSQLVNHQRIHTGEKPYQCHECGKAFSQKSQLINHQRTHTVKNS
- the LOC140619103 gene encoding uncharacterized protein isoform X5, with the protein product MTMLQEALSFEDLFVDFTQKEWQLLDARQKDLYKDVMLENYSSLVSLGYEVVKPDVIFRLEQGEEPWIGAGELSSLDCPEQVLQVNGHMTWHQDNQEKLRNMKQDDECDAFGKKFNLSMNLIPLRKSNSEDDVDALLLKRHLDLLIPKADYGKTEPDGLSVFDKLFLHTKPEETDTWLKYYEYDKYKINSKKSQIIIYHRTRLGEKLYECSECRKRFTKKSSLIKHQSRHIREIAYGCGKCGKTFPQKSQFITHHRTHTGEKPYDCGQCGKAFSQKSQLTSHQRTHTGEKPYECGECGKAFSRKSHLISHWRTHTGEKPYGCNECGRAFSEKSNLINHQRIHTGEKPFECRECGKAFSRKSQLVTHHRTHTGTKPYGCSDCRKAFFEKSELIRHQTIHTGEKPYECSECGKAFRERSSLINHQRTHTGEKPHVCIQCGKAFSQKSHLISHQMTHTGEKPFVCSKCGKAFSRKSQLVRHQRTHTGEKPYECSECGKAFSEKLSLTNHQRIHTGEKPYVCSECGKAFCQKSHLISHQRTHTGEKPYECTECGKAFGEKSSLATHQRTHTGEKPYGCRDCEKAFSQKSQLNTHQRIHTGEKPYECSLCRKAFFEKSELIRHQRTHTGEKPYECSECGKAFREKSSLINHQRTHTGEKPFECSVCGKTFSRKSHLIPHQRTHTGEKPYGCSECRKAFSQKSQLVNHQRIHTGEKPYQCHECGKAFSQKSQLINHQRTHTVKNS
- the LOC140619103 gene encoding uncharacterized protein isoform X4, with product MNHYQLHTHEATIWVKENILSPDEEALSFEDLFVDFTQKEWQLLDARQKDLYKDVMLENYSSLVSLGYEVVKPDVIFRLEQGEEPWIGAGELSSLDCPEQVLQVNGHMTWHQDNQEKLRNMKQDDECDAFGKKFNLSMNLIPLRKSNSEDDVDALLLKRHLDLLIPKADYGKTEPDGLSVFDKLFLHTKPEETDTWLKYYEYDKYKINSKKSQIIIYHRTRLGEKLYECSECRKRFTKKSSLIKHQSRHIREIAYGCGKCGKTFPQKSQFITHHRTHTGEKPYDCGQCGKAFSQKSQLTSHQRTHTGEKPYECGECGKAFSRKSHLISHWRTHTGEKPYGCNECGRAFSEKSNLINHQRIHTGEKPFECRECGKAFSRKSQLVTHHRTHTGTKPYGCSDCRKAFFEKSELIRHQTIHTGEKPYECSECGKAFRERSSLINHQRTHTGEKPHVCIQCGKAFSQKSHLISHQMTHTGEKPFVCSKCGKAFSRKSQLVRHQRTHTGEKPYECSECGKAFSEKLSLTNHQRIHTGEKPYVCSECGKAFCQKSHLISHQRTHTGEKPYECTECGKAFGEKSSLATHQRTHTGEKPYGCRDCEKAFSQKSQLNTHQRIHTGEKPYECSLCRKAFFEKSELIRHQRTHTGEKPYECSECGKAFREKSSLINHQRTHTGEKPFECSVCGKTFSRKSHLIPHQRTHTGEKPYGCSECRKAFSQKSQLVNHQRIHTGEKPYQCHECGKAFSQKSQLINHQRTHTVKNS